One Opitutales bacterium genomic window carries:
- a CDS encoding thymidylate synthase → MQTYLDLLRHVLENGEFREDRTGVGTYAVFGAQTRYDLSAGFPLLTTKKLHTRSIFHELLWFLKGETNIRYLKENKVTIWDEWADEDGNLGRVYGAQWTDWRGPKGASINQIDKLIEGIKKSPFSRRHIVSAWNPGEVEDMALPPCHALFQFFVSQSGKLSCQLYQRSADIFLGVPFNIASYALLTAMVAQVCDLDVGDFVHTFGDLHLYSNHVEQAKTQLERTPRPLSQLKLNPEVKNITDFTYEDISIEDYDPHPTIKAPIAV, encoded by the coding sequence ATGCAAACTTACCTCGATCTACTGCGTCATGTGCTAGAAAATGGAGAATTCCGGGAAGATCGAACAGGAGTCGGCACCTATGCGGTGTTTGGGGCACAAACCCGCTACGACCTCAGCGCGGGATTTCCCCTACTGACCACGAAAAAACTCCATACACGTTCTATCTTTCACGAACTGCTGTGGTTTCTCAAAGGCGAAACCAACATTCGCTATCTCAAAGAGAACAAAGTCACCATCTGGGATGAATGGGCTGACGAGGATGGAAACCTAGGTCGCGTTTACGGTGCGCAGTGGACGGACTGGCGTGGGCCAAAGGGCGCATCGATCAACCAAATCGACAAGCTCATTGAAGGCATCAAGAAGAGCCCTTTCAGCAGACGTCACATTGTTTCTGCATGGAATCCTGGCGAGGTCGAAGACATGGCTCTCCCTCCCTGCCACGCACTGTTTCAATTTTTCGTCTCTCAGAGCGGAAAATTGAGCTGCCAGCTCTACCAACGCTCAGCAGATATTTTTTTAGGAGTTCCCTTTAATATAGCTTCCTATGCATTGCTGACAGCCATGGTCGCTCAAGTGTGCGATCTCGACGTAGGCGACTTCGTGCATACCTTTGGAGACTTACACCTCTATTCAAACCACGTGGAACAAGCCAAAACGCAACTTGAGCGCACTCCGCGCCCGCTGTCGCAGCTTAAATTGAATCCTGAGGTCAAAAATATCACTGATTTTACCTACGAGGATATCTCTATCGAGGACTACGATCCACACCCCACCATCAAAGCTCCGATTGCTGTCTGA
- a CDS encoding dihydrofolate reductase, which produces MPIPKLEYTPKKPWRAIAAMSKNRVIGQGNTIPWHYSEDFKYFKQQTLGASMLMGSKTYASIGRPLPKRTTIVLSRQPKPNDIPEKVVWINALAELDTLDLPEPLWLCGGAQIYSAALHLCEDLLLTIIDIECAGDAFFPEFNDLFPQQEIVGKSDGLTWYRFYR; this is translated from the coding sequence ATGCCCATTCCCAAACTCGAGTATACGCCCAAAAAACCGTGGCGGGCCATCGCTGCCATGTCGAAAAATCGCGTGATCGGACAAGGCAACACCATCCCATGGCATTACTCCGAAGATTTTAAATACTTCAAGCAACAGACACTCGGCGCGTCCATGCTCATGGGAAGTAAAACTTATGCCTCCATCGGTCGCCCCCTGCCAAAGCGCACCACCATCGTTTTGTCGCGGCAGCCGAAACCTAATGACATACCCGAGAAGGTTGTTTGGATAAATGCGTTGGCCGAGCTCGACACCCTCGACCTGCCTGAGCCACTTTGGCTCTGCGGCGGCGCACAAATATACTCCGCGGCTTTGCATCTATGTGAGGACCTGCTGCTCACGATCATCGATATTGAGTGTGCTGGTGACGCCTTCTTTCCCGAATTCAACGATCTCTTCCCGCAACAAGAAATCGTCGGAAAATCTGACGGACTGACCTGGTATCGATTCTATCGCTAA
- a CDS encoding DUF2237 domain-containing protein: MARNIFGRDLVPCSTDPMTGFFRTGVCDTCADDLGMHTVCARMTEDFLQFSFENGNDLITPRPEYSFPGLKSGDFWCVCLNRWIEALESDVAPPLKLEATHASVLEFVDMDILNEHASS, from the coding sequence ATGGCTCGCAACATATTCGGCCGGGACCTCGTCCCTTGCAGCACTGATCCTATGACTGGGTTTTTTCGCACCGGCGTCTGCGATACCTGCGCCGATGATCTGGGAATGCACACAGTCTGTGCCAGGATGACGGAGGATTTTCTTCAATTTTCGTTCGAAAATGGAAATGACCTCATCACGCCGCGCCCGGAGTATTCGTTTCCCGGATTAAAGTCAGGAGACTTCTGGTGCGTGTGCTTGAATCGCTGGATTGAGGCATTGGAATCCGATGTGGCTCCCCCGTTGAAGCTAGAAGCCACCCATGCATCGGTCCTCGAGTTTGTGGATATGGATATCCTGAACGAACATGCCAGCAGCTGA
- a CDS encoding ABC transporter ATP-binding protein — protein sequence MESASSLKSPEPQLAINVRQLAKRFGRMTAVEDVTFQMKPGEIVGFLGPNGAGKSTTMRILAGLMVADAGEAYVMGENVAVHPERIKARLAYMPENNPLPEDMRVSEYLRFRACLKRIPRKLQSKRVNAVMDQCDLQRKARRKLIGTLSKGFRQRVGIADALLAEPDVIIMDEPTIGLDPHQIHAMRELIDSLRGQISVILSSHILPEIEACCDKVIIINHGRVVAQGTTEELRQTYLPGKRFELVVSGQPGEFSQRLKSELGCDCEEVEVAPETTDGFSRFRIEASEGSALQGEKIAQLLLHLETCKTRELRAITPTLEEVFMQATRRSWEQRGMPSGMTQPLFTGEQKVEAALAKEANDSDA from the coding sequence ATGGAATCTGCTTCTTCTCTGAAATCTCCAGAGCCCCAGCTCGCAATCAACGTGCGGCAGCTGGCGAAGCGTTTTGGGCGGATGACGGCGGTAGAAGATGTGACTTTCCAAATGAAACCGGGTGAGATTGTCGGCTTTTTGGGTCCCAATGGTGCTGGCAAAAGTACCACGATGCGGATCCTCGCAGGGCTGATGGTTGCCGATGCGGGCGAGGCCTACGTGATGGGAGAAAATGTCGCGGTGCATCCAGAACGTATTAAGGCACGGCTGGCATACATGCCTGAGAATAATCCGCTGCCGGAAGACATGCGTGTGAGCGAATACCTACGTTTTCGCGCATGTTTAAAGCGCATCCCCAGAAAGCTGCAAAGCAAGCGCGTTAACGCTGTGATGGATCAGTGCGACCTTCAGCGCAAAGCCCGGCGCAAATTGATAGGCACGCTATCAAAAGGTTTCCGGCAGCGTGTCGGAATCGCCGATGCGCTCCTAGCTGAGCCGGATGTGATCATTATGGATGAGCCCACAATTGGTCTAGATCCGCATCAAATACATGCTATGCGTGAGCTGATTGATAGCCTGCGAGGTCAGATTTCAGTCATCCTATCATCTCATATTCTTCCCGAGATCGAAGCCTGCTGTGACAAAGTCATCATTATCAATCATGGCCGGGTGGTGGCGCAGGGTACGACTGAGGAGTTACGCCAGACTTATCTCCCAGGCAAACGATTCGAACTGGTAGTTTCAGGCCAACCGGGAGAATTTTCGCAGCGGCTCAAGTCTGAGTTGGGCTGCGATTGTGAAGAGGTGGAGGTAGCACCTGAGACGACTGACGGGTTCTCTAGATTTCGCATTGAAGCGTCAGAAGGTTCAGCTCTACAAGGCGAGAAGATCGCGCAGCTGTTGCTCCATTTGGAAACCTGCAAGACGCGTGAACTTCGTGCCATCACCCCAACGCTTGAGGAAGTATTTATGCAGGCCACACGTCGGAGTTGGGAACAACGTGGGATGCCATCGGGAATGACGCAGCCGCTGTTTACGGGGGAGCAAAAAGTGGAGGCGGCTTTGGCCAAGGAGGCAAACGACAGCGATGCGTAA
- a CDS encoding SCO family protein gives MRRKNSDLRRDTVERGRRVMRNRGDYVPPFGLWNEMGEVTTPESWRGRYIVLNFIFTRCPTPEMCPAQTMRMARLQRSVNDAGWSEQVEFVSFTLDPEYDTPGILREYAETRGLDLDNFSLLTGPARAMDDLYRQFGIIAFAADGTIEHTVSTFVISPMGKIIHRKDGSRWSAKEFEDVLRERIENQETAS, from the coding sequence ATGCGCAGGAAGAACAGCGATTTGCGTCGCGATACAGTCGAACGTGGACGTCGGGTAATGCGCAATCGGGGAGATTATGTCCCGCCATTCGGTCTTTGGAACGAGATGGGTGAGGTCACGACTCCCGAGAGTTGGCGTGGGCGTTACATTGTGCTCAATTTCATTTTCACGCGTTGCCCGACGCCAGAAATGTGCCCAGCACAGACAATGCGGATGGCTCGTCTACAACGTTCGGTGAACGATGCTGGCTGGTCGGAGCAAGTGGAGTTTGTGTCTTTTACGCTGGACCCAGAATACGACACGCCGGGCATCCTCAGGGAATATGCTGAGACACGGGGATTGGATTTGGATAATTTTTCTCTGCTCACGGGACCCGCGCGCGCAATGGACGATTTGTATCGTCAATTTGGAATCATTGCATTTGCGGCGGACGGCACGATCGAGCATACCGTCTCGACCTTCGTTATATCACCGATGGGTAAGATTATTCATCGCAAGGATGGCTCACGTTGGAGCGCCAAAGAATTTGAAGATGTGTTGCGCGAACGCATCGAAAATCAGGAAACTGCATCATGA
- a CDS encoding phosphoadenylyl-sulfate reductase: MKTLEIPNKKPPDLESASPVERVRWALDTYQDELILSTSFGIQSAVMLHLVSNVSKEVPVVFIDTGYHFEETYKFADELTQRLQLNLKVYSPLMTAARQEALYGKRWEQGLEGLEAYNQDNKVEPMNRAVTELGATAWLSGLRRSQASTRELLPIVKRQNKVTKIHPIADWSDKDVYQYLTEHDLPYHPLWDEGYVSVGDWHSTTRLADGMTAEETRFGGLKRECGLHEYADRADYQI; encoded by the coding sequence ATGAAGACCCTCGAAATACCTAATAAAAAACCTCCGGACCTAGAGTCTGCTTCTCCTGTAGAACGCGTCCGCTGGGCCCTCGACACCTATCAAGACGAACTGATTCTTTCGACGAGCTTCGGCATACAAAGCGCCGTCATGCTACACTTGGTTTCCAACGTTTCTAAGGAAGTGCCCGTTGTCTTTATAGATACAGGCTACCATTTTGAAGAGACCTATAAGTTTGCAGACGAGCTTACCCAACGCCTACAGCTCAACCTCAAAGTCTATTCACCGCTGATGACCGCAGCGCGCCAAGAGGCTCTCTATGGGAAACGCTGGGAACAAGGCCTCGAAGGGCTCGAAGCTTACAATCAGGACAACAAGGTCGAACCGATGAACCGAGCAGTCACCGAACTTGGTGCCACTGCATGGCTGTCTGGATTACGCCGAAGCCAGGCATCCACACGGGAGCTTCTACCCATCGTCAAAAGGCAGAACAAGGTGACTAAAATACATCCTATCGCCGACTGGTCAGACAAAGATGTCTATCAATACCTCACTGAACACGATTTACCATATCACCCACTTTGGGATGAAGGCTACGTCTCAGTGGGCGATTGGCACAGCACTACCAGGCTAGCCGACGGAATGACTGCAGAAGAGACACGCTTTGGCGGCCTCAAGCGCGAGTGCGGACTCCACGAGTATGCGGACCGTGCAGATTATCAGATTTAG